One genomic region from Paramicrobacterium agarici encodes:
- a CDS encoding anthranilate synthase component II, producing MTRVLVVDNYDSFVYTLNGYLQQIGAETEVVRNDAFSDTDAVAHAARFDGVLLSPGPGKPADAGVSIPLVHAAVASRQPLLGVCLGHQAIAEAFGGVVTNAEELMHGKTSQVVHDESPFYDGVPQPFTATRYHSLAVVDGTVPDDLVVNSRTHGGVIMGLHHRSRPIFGVQFHPESVLTEGGYRMLGNWLETVGLAGAAARASELHPLMTTDAAPAATA from the coding sequence ATGACCCGCGTTCTCGTTGTCGACAACTACGACAGCTTCGTGTACACGCTCAACGGCTATCTGCAGCAGATCGGCGCTGAGACCGAGGTTGTGCGCAACGACGCATTCAGCGACACGGATGCTGTCGCGCACGCGGCCCGGTTTGACGGCGTGCTGCTGTCGCCCGGTCCAGGCAAGCCCGCTGATGCCGGCGTCTCGATCCCGCTCGTGCATGCCGCCGTCGCCTCGCGGCAGCCGCTGCTCGGCGTGTGTCTCGGGCACCAGGCCATCGCCGAGGCGTTCGGCGGAGTCGTGACGAACGCCGAAGAGCTCATGCACGGCAAGACGTCGCAGGTGGTGCACGACGAGAGCCCGTTCTACGACGGTGTTCCGCAGCCATTCACCGCGACCCGCTATCACTCGCTCGCCGTCGTTGACGGAACCGTTCCCGACGATCTCGTTGTGAACAGCCGAACGCACGGCGGCGTCATCATGGGCCTGCATCACCGCAGCCGCCCGATCTTCGGCGTGCAGTTTCACCCCGAGAGCGTGCTCACCGAGGGCGGCTACCGCATGCTCGGCAATTGGCTCGAGACCGTCGGGCTTGCCGGGGCTGCAGCTCGAGCATCCGAGTTGCATCCGCTCATGACCACGGATGCTGCGCCCGCAGCAACCGCCTAA
- a CDS encoding FhaA domain-containing protein: MGILDNFEKGLERAVNGAFAKTFRAGLQPVEISSALKRELDTTAAVVTRDRILVPNRFRVSMSVDDHDRMDRIGPALIDELTSVVQKHAKQQGYQFAGGIDITLIADPTLSDGMLQVDSDNVKNDVTWQPVVDIDGKRHPIRQSRTVIGRGSDADITVNDTGTSRKHVEILWDGERAQVRDLGSTNGSTLNGAKISQAALPPDSVIQIGRTRITFRVLAQAQPTSSADVPTRRNDMGGFWGPAS; the protein is encoded by the coding sequence GTGGGGATTTTGGACAACTTCGAGAAGGGTCTTGAGCGCGCCGTCAATGGCGCCTTCGCCAAGACCTTTCGCGCGGGTCTGCAGCCCGTCGAGATCTCCAGCGCGCTTAAACGCGAACTCGACACAACGGCCGCAGTCGTCACTCGCGACCGCATCCTGGTTCCCAACCGCTTTCGCGTCAGCATGTCTGTCGACGACCACGACCGCATGGACCGCATCGGCCCTGCCCTCATCGACGAGCTCACGAGCGTCGTTCAGAAGCACGCCAAGCAGCAGGGCTACCAGTTCGCGGGAGGCATTGACATCACGCTCATCGCCGACCCGACGCTGAGTGACGGGATGCTGCAGGTCGACTCCGACAACGTCAAGAACGACGTCACGTGGCAGCCTGTCGTCGACATCGACGGCAAGCGCCACCCCATCCGCCAGTCCCGCACCGTGATCGGCCGCGGCAGCGACGCCGACATCACGGTCAACGACACGGGGACGAGCCGCAAGCACGTGGAGATCCTCTGGGACGGCGAGCGCGCGCAGGTTCGCGACCTCGGCTCCACAAACGGCTCCACCCTCAACGGAGCGAAGATCTCCCAGGCCGCACTGCCGCCCGACTCGGTCATACAGATCGGCCGCACCCGCATCACCTTCCGCGTGCTCGCACAAGCACAGCCCACCTCGAGCGCCGACGTCCCCACGCGACGCAACGACATGGGCGGATTCTGGGGGCCCGCCTCGTGA
- the pknB gene encoding Stk1 family PASTA domain-containing Ser/Thr kinase: protein MVDEERILAGRYRVGSVIGRGGMAVVYKGRDTKLGRNVAIKILKSELASDPAFRTRFRQEAQAASRMSHSSIVRVYDAGEESVRRENGEVEREPFIVMEYVQGYQLKDLIAKGPLDVDEAIRITQDILTALEYSHRAGVVHRDIKPGNVMITADGTVKVMDFGIARAVSDTSSTVAQTTQILGTASYFSPEQAKGETVDARTDIYSATVVLFEMLTGRPPFVGDTAVSVAYQHVSETPTKPSTINSAVTAALDKVVLTGLAKDRFQRYQTASDFSEALDMAAGGHIPVDTVAVSHDDDVATELFGAAPPPVNDTEQALRQLTNDETVTRTQRRPPVVWIWAGVTVVAVIMLAVLWWVMTLPQAAQIPSASRTIPTLAGATWESAEKTLTDLDLLPTKYEQSSTEVPAGEVISVDPEAGTRVEPDTQVKVYVSTGAELNPIPDVANMSLDDARAEIEDAGLEVGSITSENSASVPADTVLSTSPEIGEEVAEGTTIDIVISDGMVTVPDMTGKALDTARQELEGEKYALTVIDVADSSCVAEDGSPVTEQSIGPGEVPQHSTIELTYCSGSAEEGGDSGNGNGGGNNGKGNGNSGNGQSAPNTQGVLGRENR from the coding sequence GTGGTTGACGAAGAGCGGATTCTCGCCGGACGGTACCGCGTCGGTTCCGTCATCGGGCGGGGAGGCATGGCGGTCGTCTATAAGGGGCGCGACACCAAGCTCGGCCGCAACGTCGCCATCAAGATTCTCAAGTCTGAGCTCGCGAGCGACCCGGCCTTCCGCACCCGCTTTCGGCAAGAGGCCCAGGCCGCATCGCGCATGTCTCACTCGAGCATCGTTCGCGTGTACGACGCAGGCGAAGAGTCCGTGCGACGCGAGAACGGCGAGGTCGAGCGCGAACCCTTCATCGTCATGGAGTACGTGCAGGGGTACCAGCTCAAGGATCTGATCGCCAAGGGTCCGCTCGACGTCGACGAAGCCATCCGCATCACGCAGGACATCCTCACCGCCCTCGAATATTCGCACCGCGCGGGGGTCGTTCACCGGGACATCAAGCCGGGCAACGTCATGATCACAGCGGACGGCACCGTTAAGGTCATGGACTTCGGCATTGCGCGCGCCGTGAGCGACACCTCCTCGACCGTCGCCCAGACAACGCAGATTCTCGGGACCGCCTCGTACTTCTCGCCAGAGCAGGCAAAGGGCGAAACCGTCGACGCGCGCACCGACATCTACTCGGCAACAGTCGTGCTCTTCGAGATGCTCACGGGACGCCCGCCGTTCGTCGGCGACACCGCGGTCTCTGTTGCGTACCAGCACGTGAGCGAGACGCCCACCAAGCCGTCGACGATCAACAGCGCCGTGACGGCAGCACTCGACAAGGTCGTGCTCACCGGGCTCGCAAAGGACCGCTTTCAGCGCTACCAGACGGCGAGCGACTTCAGCGAGGCGCTCGACATGGCCGCGGGCGGACACATTCCGGTCGACACCGTCGCCGTCTCTCACGACGACGATGTCGCGACCGAGCTCTTCGGGGCCGCGCCGCCGCCCGTCAACGACACCGAGCAGGCGCTACGGCAGCTGACGAACGACGAAACGGTGACGCGCACGCAGCGGCGCCCACCCGTGGTGTGGATCTGGGCTGGCGTCACCGTCGTCGCGGTGATCATGCTCGCCGTGCTGTGGTGGGTGATGACGTTGCCTCAGGCCGCGCAGATCCCGTCGGCATCTCGCACGATTCCCACTCTCGCTGGTGCCACGTGGGAGAGCGCAGAGAAGACGCTCACCGACCTCGACTTGCTGCCCACGAAGTACGAGCAATCGAGCACCGAGGTGCCCGCGGGCGAGGTGATCTCGGTCGACCCCGAAGCGGGAACGCGCGTGGAACCCGACACTCAGGTGAAGGTGTACGTCTCGACCGGGGCCGAGCTGAATCCGATTCCCGACGTGGCGAACATGTCACTCGACGATGCCAGGGCAGAGATCGAGGATGCCGGGCTCGAAGTGGGCTCGATCACCTCTGAGAACTCTGCGTCAGTTCCCGCAGACACCGTGCTCTCGACGTCGCCGGAGATCGGCGAGGAAGTTGCCGAGGGAACGACGATCGACATCGTGATCTCAGACGGCATGGTGACGGTACCCGATATGACGGGCAAGGCGCTCGACACCGCGCGGCAGGAGCTTGAGGGCGAGAAGTACGCGCTCACGGTGATCGATGTCGCCGATTCGTCGTGCGTCGCTGAAGACGGCAGCCCCGTAACCGAGCAGTCGATCGGCCCAGGAGAGGTTCCCCAGCACTCGACGATCGAGCTGACCTATTGCTCAGGCTCGGCCGAAGAGGGCGGCGATAGTGGCAATGGCAACGGCGGCGGAAACAACGGCAAGGGCAATGGGAACAGCGGCAACGGTCAGAGCGCGCCGAACACGCAGGGCGTTCTGGGTCGCGAGAACCGCTGA
- a CDS encoding DUF1622 domain-containing protein produces MDFQEAIESAGRVVDAAGVFAVVIGALLAAIFAATRLIRHQSDVYRQFRRFLGRSILLGLELLVAADIIRTVAVTPSLESVAVLAAIVVIRTFLSWSLELEITGKWPWQKGKEADEPKGADV; encoded by the coding sequence ATGGACTTTCAGGAGGCAATCGAATCTGCTGGCCGTGTCGTCGACGCGGCGGGCGTTTTTGCGGTCGTCATCGGTGCCTTGCTTGCAGCGATTTTCGCTGCGACGCGGTTAATCCGTCATCAGAGTGACGTGTATCGACAGTTCCGGCGATTCCTCGGTCGCTCTATTCTGCTCGGCCTCGAACTCTTAGTCGCGGCCGACATCATTAGGACGGTAGCCGTGACACCGTCGTTGGAAAGCGTTGCGGTTCTCGCAGCGATCGTCGTCATCCGAACCTTCTTGAGCTGGTCACTTGAGCTCGAGATCACCGGGAAGTGGCCTTGGCAGAAGGGGAAAGAAGCCGACGAGCCGAAGGGTGCTGACGTCTAA
- a CDS encoding FtsW/RodA/SpoVE family cell cycle protein, whose protein sequence is MADVKDAGSVTTDTAVVRIMRKLHVPQKLRNRELMLLVFASIVNTVAIMLVQLGALGELDYSLLYFGAALSVLVFGLHICLRYVATQSDPLLLPIATVLNGLGIAEIYRIDIAENNLGWAAASTRQIAWSAIAIIAAIVVVLVLRNHRVLFRYTYLFGLGAFVLLLLPLVPGLGRSVNGAKVWIGIGDIMSFQPGEVAKIALAVFFAGYLVRTRDSLSMVGTKVLGVRFPRLRDLGPILVVWVFAMLIIIFERDMGTALLFFGMFTVMLYVATGRLSWVLIGGGLFGAGALVASQYLTYVQNRFNNWINAFDPEVYNAEVGGSWQLVQGIFGLAHGGLIGTGLGQGRPHLTPVAESDYIIASLGEELGLAGIFAILVLYLVLVSRGFRIGFVGQDDFSKLLALGLSFTIALQVFIMVGGVTRVIPLTGLTTPFLAAGGSSLVANWMIIAILLRVSDSVRRKPAEVSA, encoded by the coding sequence ATGGCCGACGTGAAAGACGCGGGAAGCGTCACGACCGACACCGCCGTGGTGCGCATCATGCGCAAGCTGCACGTTCCGCAAAAGCTGCGCAACCGTGAGCTCATGCTGCTCGTCTTCGCGAGCATCGTGAACACTGTCGCGATCATGCTCGTGCAGCTGGGCGCGCTCGGCGAACTCGACTACTCTCTCCTCTATTTCGGCGCAGCCCTCTCGGTTCTGGTCTTCGGTCTGCACATCTGCCTGCGGTACGTCGCGACGCAGTCCGACCCGCTGCTGCTGCCCATCGCCACCGTGCTCAACGGCCTCGGCATCGCAGAGATCTACCGCATCGACATTGCCGAGAACAATCTCGGCTGGGCCGCAGCATCCACTCGCCAAATCGCGTGGAGCGCGATCGCCATCATCGCTGCGATCGTCGTGGTGCTCGTGCTGCGCAACCACCGTGTGCTGTTCCGCTACACGTATCTGTTCGGCCTCGGCGCATTCGTGCTGCTTCTGCTGCCGCTCGTTCCGGGCCTCGGGCGCAGCGTCAACGGTGCGAAGGTGTGGATCGGCATCGGCGACATCATGTCGTTCCAGCCCGGCGAAGTCGCCAAGATCGCCCTCGCCGTGTTCTTCGCCGGCTACCTCGTGCGCACGCGTGACAGTCTCTCGATGGTCGGCACGAAGGTTCTCGGCGTGCGGTTTCCGCGGCTGCGCGACCTCGGGCCGATCCTCGTGGTGTGGGTGTTTGCGATGCTCATCATCATCTTCGAGCGCGACATGGGAACGGCGCTGCTGTTCTTCGGCATGTTCACCGTCATGCTCTACGTGGCGACGGGCCGGCTCAGCTGGGTGCTCATCGGCGGTGGTCTGTTCGGCGCGGGCGCGCTCGTGGCGAGCCAGTACCTCACATACGTGCAGAACCGCTTCAACAACTGGATCAACGCGTTCGACCCCGAGGTGTACAACGCCGAGGTCGGCGGCAGCTGGCAGCTTGTGCAGGGCATCTTCGGGCTCGCGCACGGCGGACTCATTGGCACGGGCCTCGGACAGGGTCGCCCGCACCTCACCCCCGTCGCCGAGAGCGACTACATCATCGCAAGCCTCGGCGAAGAGCTGGGTCTTGCCGGCATCTTCGCGATTCTCGTGCTCTACCTCGTGCTCGTGTCGCGCGGCTTTCGCATCGGCTTCGTCGGTCAGGATGACTTCAGCAAGCTGCTCGCCCTCGGCCTCTCGTTCACGATCGCGCTTCAGGTGTTCATCATGGTCGGCGGCGTGACGCGCGTGATTCCGCTCACCGGTCTCACGACGCCGTTCCTTGCCGCCGGCGGCTCATCGCTCGTCGCCAACTGGATGATCATTGCGATTCTGCTGCGCGTGAGCGACAGCGTCAGGCGCAAACCGGCGGAGGTGAGCGCATGA
- a CDS encoding FHA domain-containing protein FhaB/FipA: protein MSELTLLVLRFGFLILLWFFVLGVVYALRSDLFGQGRKVDAGKQQSARAASAPPAPKPTPAAAPRAARSGNATVHNVNRIVITSGTKQGTEVPLDKGPITIGRAADSTLVLRDDYTSTHHARLLLWNDDWMLQDLDSTNGTFLAGKRVGAPTAVKLGAPIKVGQTTFELRG from the coding sequence GTGAGTGAACTGACTCTTCTCGTTCTGCGCTTCGGTTTTCTCATCCTCCTCTGGTTCTTCGTTCTGGGGGTGGTCTACGCTCTGCGCTCCGACCTCTTCGGGCAGGGCCGAAAAGTGGATGCTGGCAAGCAGCAGAGCGCGCGAGCAGCATCCGCTCCCCCAGCGCCGAAGCCGACACCGGCTGCCGCACCACGCGCAGCCCGCAGCGGCAATGCGACGGTGCACAACGTGAACCGCATCGTCATCACGTCGGGCACCAAGCAGGGAACCGAGGTTCCCCTCGACAAGGGCCCCATCACGATCGGCCGCGCCGCCGACTCAACGCTCGTGCTGCGCGACGATTACACCTCGACACACCACGCGCGACTGCTGCTGTGGAACGACGATTGGATGCTGCAAGACCTCGACTCGACGAACGGCACGTTCCTCGCCGGTAAGCGCGTCGGCGCCCCGACAGCGGTGAAGCTCGGTGCTCCCATCAAGGTGGGCCAGACGACGTTCGAGCTGCGAGGCTAA
- a CDS encoding peptidoglycan D,D-transpeptidase FtsI family protein yields the protein MNKEFKRVSVVVVAMFLALFVSTTVIQGIQADALAADPRNTRTLYDSYQTERGAILAGDTVLATSKPTGDRFVYQREYPQGEKYAAITGYFNPTQGSSGLEHAMNQYLSGTSNSQFLDTLNQIIAGQDPKGAAVEVTVDPKVQDAAWEAMQGYTGGLVALEPKTGRVLAMVTTPTYDPNALAVHDGEAVLKTYDQLLEDAGKPLYNRAIAGDQNPPGSTFKVVVAAAAFASGDYTPESTLPNPASYTLPGTSTKVYNSNRGTCGPGDEVTISDAIRLSCNIPMAELGVELGDEVIRETAESFGFNDENITIPLQCGTSHYPQEGLNDAQTALSAFGQGDVRSTPLQMAMVSAGIANEGTVMQPTLVDRVTGRNLEVLQSFTPSVYNEATPPDVAADVSAAMQLSVRSGAASNATIDGVNVAGKTGTAENGSDEPYSLWFTGFAPADNPQVAVAVVIEDGGGKGQSGSGNEIAAPVAKKVIEAVLNE from the coding sequence ATGAACAAGGAGTTCAAGCGCGTGAGCGTCGTCGTCGTGGCAATGTTTCTCGCGCTGTTCGTGTCGACAACCGTGATTCAGGGAATTCAAGCGGATGCTCTCGCCGCAGACCCGCGCAACACGCGAACCCTCTACGACAGCTACCAGACCGAGCGCGGCGCGATTCTCGCGGGCGACACGGTTCTGGCGACGTCCAAGCCGACGGGCGACCGCTTCGTGTACCAGCGGGAATACCCACAGGGCGAGAAGTACGCGGCGATCACCGGATACTTCAACCCGACGCAGGGCTCGTCCGGCCTCGAACACGCGATGAACCAGTACCTCTCGGGTACGTCGAACTCGCAGTTCCTCGACACGCTCAACCAGATCATCGCGGGTCAGGACCCCAAGGGTGCCGCCGTCGAGGTGACGGTCGATCCAAAGGTTCAGGATGCTGCGTGGGAGGCGATGCAGGGCTATACGGGCGGGCTCGTCGCTCTTGAACCGAAGACCGGTCGCGTTCTCGCCATGGTGACGACGCCGACGTACGACCCCAACGCGCTTGCGGTGCACGACGGCGAGGCCGTGCTCAAAACGTATGACCAGCTGCTCGAGGACGCCGGAAAGCCGCTGTACAACCGCGCCATTGCCGGAGACCAGAATCCGCCCGGCTCGACGTTCAAGGTTGTCGTCGCCGCCGCGGCATTCGCCTCGGGCGATTACACCCCGGAATCCACGCTTCCCAACCCGGCGTCGTACACGCTGCCGGGCACGTCGACGAAGGTCTACAACTCAAACCGCGGAACGTGCGGACCGGGCGACGAAGTGACGATTTCGGACGCGATCCGCCTGAGCTGCAACATCCCCATGGCCGAGCTCGGTGTGGAACTCGGCGACGAGGTCATCCGCGAGACCGCAGAGTCGTTCGGTTTCAACGACGAGAACATCACGATTCCGCTGCAGTGCGGGACGAGCCACTACCCGCAAGAGGGGCTGAACGATGCCCAGACGGCGCTGTCGGCGTTCGGCCAGGGTGACGTGAGGTCAACGCCGCTGCAGATGGCGATGGTCTCGGCGGGCATCGCCAACGAGGGCACAGTGATGCAGCCGACGCTCGTTGACCGGGTTACGGGGCGCAACCTCGAGGTGCTGCAGAGCTTCACACCCTCGGTATACAACGAGGCCACACCCCCCGATGTGGCGGCAGATGTGTCTGCCGCCATGCAGCTCAGCGTCCGAAGCGGGGCCGCGAGTAATGCCACAATAGACGGAGTCAATGTGGCGGGAAAAACGGGCACGGCCGAGAACGGGTCCGACGAGCCATACTCCCTGTGGTTCACCGGATTCGCCCCCGCGGACAACCCTCAGGTTGCAGTAGCAGTCGTAATTGAAGATGGTGGCGGAAAGGGCCAGTCCGGAAGCGGCAACGAAATTGCCGCACCGGTCGCCAAAAAGGTAATCGAGGCGGTGCTGAACGAATGA
- a CDS encoding Stp1/IreP family PP2C-type Ser/Thr phosphatase, with the protein MPLSANAAAATDVGKIRSNNQDSGYAGDYLFMIADGMGGHAGGDVASAIAAKRIMEVDAEYETVQDAQFAMQDAIMAANDQLSETVFEHPELTGMGTTVDALMVVGDEVAIAHIGDSRIYLYRDGELTQITTDHTFVQKLVDSGRITQAEARVHPRRSVLMRVLGDVDTSPEVDTLSMTVQDGDRWIICSDGLSDYVDDRDTLRIVAAGQNAQKTADRLVKKTLDNGAPDNVTVVVLDVGAKSTASGPVVVGSASRPLAFEVKPSRRTGLIPALRLHTGRVAPLDPSHFEPASEDYLEELIEEDARRVRRRRLTWTLGIFVLVLALALSLLAAYSWTQTRYYVGADGDSVVIFQGIQQNVGPLSLSHEYDDTGILLSELSFYDRQEVERTISAASLDDAMDIVSRLRLDRDDEQDADTGTPSETPTPTPTATGGG; encoded by the coding sequence ATGCCACTCTCGGCAAACGCGGCGGCGGCGACCGACGTCGGCAAGATCCGTTCGAACAACCAGGACTCCGGATACGCCGGCGACTACCTGTTCATGATCGCCGACGGCATGGGCGGCCACGCCGGCGGCGACGTCGCTTCGGCCATTGCCGCCAAGCGCATCATGGAGGTCGACGCCGAGTACGAGACCGTGCAAGACGCGCAGTTCGCCATGCAAGACGCCATCATGGCGGCCAACGATCAACTGAGCGAGACCGTTTTCGAGCATCCTGAGCTCACGGGAATGGGAACGACCGTCGACGCGCTCATGGTCGTGGGCGACGAGGTCGCGATCGCGCACATCGGCGACTCGCGCATCTACCTCTACCGCGACGGCGAGCTCACACAGATCACCACGGACCACACGTTCGTGCAGAAGCTCGTGGACTCGGGCCGCATCACGCAAGCCGAAGCGCGCGTCCACCCGCGCCGTTCGGTGCTCATGCGCGTGCTCGGCGACGTCGATACCTCGCCCGAGGTCGACACGCTCTCGATGACGGTTCAGGACGGCGACCGCTGGATCATCTGCTCCGACGGCCTGAGCGACTACGTCGACGACCGCGACACACTGCGCATTGTCGCGGCCGGTCAGAACGCGCAGAAGACCGCCGACCGGCTCGTCAAGAAGACGCTCGACAACGGAGCACCCGACAACGTCACAGTCGTCGTACTCGACGTCGGCGCCAAGAGCACAGCCTCCGGACCGGTCGTCGTGGGCTCAGCATCCCGCCCTCTGGCGTTCGAGGTGAAGCCCTCACGTCGCACGGGACTCATTCCCGCGCTCCGCCTGCACACCGGCCGCGTCGCCCCGCTCGATCCCTCGCACTTCGAGCCCGCAAGCGAGGACTACCTCGAAGAGCTCATCGAAGAGGATGCTCGGCGCGTGCGACGCCGACGTCTCACCTGGACGCTCGGCATCTTCGTGCTCGTTCTCGCACTCGCGCTCAGCCTGCTCGCGGCCTACTCCTGGACGCAGACGCGCTACTACGTCGGCGCCGACGGCGACAGCGTGGTGATCTTTCAGGGCATTCAGCAGAACGTCGGGCCGCTATCGCTCTCGCACGAGTACGACGACACCGGCATTCTGCTGAGCGAACTGTCGTTCTACGACCGTCAAGAGGTCGAGCGCACCATCAGCGCCGCAAGCCTCGACGACGCCATGGACATCGTGTCGCGCCTGCGCCTCGACAGAGACGATGAACAGGATGCTGACACGGGGACGCCGAGCGAGACCCCGACGCCCACTCCGACCGCAACGGGAGGAGGTTGA
- a CDS encoding protein kinase domain-containing protein: protein MRPMAGVTFGGRYELESRIAIGGMGEVWKATDNVIGRTVAIKILKDEYMGDPGFLERFRAEARHAALVNHEGIANVFDYGEENGSAFLVMELVPGEALSSTLEREHVLSTDATLDIVAQTAAALQAAHTAGLVHRDIKPGNLLITPDRRVKITDFGIARIADQVPLTATGQVMGTVQYLSPEQASGHPASPATDIYSLGIVAYECLAGKRPFTGESQVAIAMAQINDAPPELPATVAEPVRNLVFSMIAKNPDDRPASTAHVVRAANALRRGDVSAATAAVPAVGEGTGGTSILPGGNDDATQVISEHEDTGTASLPVAGEEGEDGEKKKKRSPWTWPLIVLIAVLALVLAGTIFALVNMNADPNAGETSTPPSTDTSSPRETTTEPTPENTRVSIDKADFVGLSYDDAAAKLSDLGLKAEKQVGDAASSADQVNTVYDVNPFGRVNPGETVTLTVYGEVPPPETPPAPDAPAVEGCTGSDCSVDGVEGQDTTIRVTWNPYRQCPAGEPTNYQVSAPGANPSSVDVQPSGSMSTNLTIPAGTDSVSVSLIVFCDDVKSDPSDSTNVTVNRSGGDGGGTEGDPNTSGDLSSLPPNDKATSRR, encoded by the coding sequence ATGAGACCCATGGCAGGGGTGACCTTCGGCGGGCGATACGAGTTGGAGTCTCGCATCGCCATCGGAGGCATGGGCGAAGTCTGGAAAGCGACAGACAACGTCATCGGCCGTACGGTCGCCATCAAGATTCTCAAAGACGAGTACATGGGCGACCCGGGCTTTCTCGAGCGCTTCCGCGCCGAGGCCAGGCACGCTGCACTCGTCAACCACGAGGGCATCGCCAACGTCTTCGACTACGGCGAAGAGAACGGCTCGGCCTTTCTCGTCATGGAGCTCGTTCCGGGCGAGGCGCTGTCATCGACGCTCGAACGTGAGCACGTGCTGTCCACAGATGCCACTCTCGACATCGTGGCGCAGACCGCAGCCGCCCTGCAGGCCGCGCACACCGCTGGCCTTGTGCACCGCGACATCAAGCCGGGAAACCTGCTGATCACCCCCGATCGTCGCGTGAAGATCACCGACTTCGGCATCGCGCGCATCGCCGACCAGGTTCCGCTCACGGCGACCGGTCAGGTGATGGGCACCGTGCAGTACCTCTCGCCGGAGCAGGCGTCAGGGCACCCGGCCTCGCCGGCGACCGACATCTATTCGCTCGGCATCGTCGCCTACGAATGCCTGGCGGGCAAGCGCCCCTTCACGGGCGAATCGCAAGTGGCGATCGCGATGGCGCAGATCAACGACGCGCCGCCCGAGCTTCCTGCGACCGTCGCAGAGCCGGTGCGCAACCTCGTGTTCTCGATGATCGCGAAGAACCCCGACGACCGACCCGCGTCGACGGCGCACGTCGTGCGCGCTGCCAACGCTTTGCGCCGCGGCGACGTTTCGGCGGCGACCGCCGCGGTTCCCGCTGTCGGCGAGGGCACGGGCGGGACCAGCATTCTGCCCGGTGGCAACGACGACGCCACCCAGGTGATCAGCGAGCACGAAGACACCGGCACCGCGTCGCTGCCCGTCGCCGGCGAAGAGGGTGAAGACGGCGAAAAGAAGAAGAAGCGCAGCCCGTGGACGTGGCCGCTCATCGTTCTGATCGCCGTGCTCGCGCTCGTGCTAGCCGGGACCATCTTTGCGCTCGTCAATATGAACGCGGACCCGAATGCTGGTGAGACATCCACGCCTCCGAGTACTGATACCTCGTCACCGCGCGAAACGACGACTGAACCGACGCCCGAGAACACGCGTGTCTCGATCGACAAGGCCGACTTCGTCGGGCTGTCGTACGACGATGCCGCTGCGAAGCTTTCTGACCTCGGTCTCAAGGCCGAGAAGCAAGTGGGCGACGCGGCGTCGTCGGCCGACCAGGTGAACACGGTCTACGATGTGAACCCGTTTGGCCGGGTGAACCCCGGGGAGACGGTGACGCTCACGGTGTACGGCGAGGTGCCTCCCCCCGAGACGCCGCCTGCACCAGACGCTCCGGCCGTGGAGGGCTGCACAGGCTCTGATTGTTCGGTCGACGGCGTCGAGGGGCAAGACACCACCATCAGAGTGACGTGGAACCCGTACAGGCAGTGTCCGGCTGGCGAGCCCACCAACTACCAGGTGTCGGCGCCCGGCGCTAACCCGTCTTCGGTCGATGTTCAGCCCAGTGGAAGCATGAGCACCAACCTGACGATTCCCGCCGGAACCGATTCAGTCAGCGTCTCGCTCATCGTTTTCTGCGACGACGTCAAGTCCGATCCCTCGGACTCGACGAACGTCACGGTGAACCGATCCGGCGGTGACGGGGGCGGCACCGAGGGCGACCCGAACACAAGCGGTGACCTGAGTTCGCTGCCGCCGAACGACAAGGCGACGTCGCGCCGATAA